One region of Trichosurus vulpecula isolate mTriVul1 chromosome 1, mTriVul1.pri, whole genome shotgun sequence genomic DNA includes:
- the GNA15 gene encoding guanine nucleotide-binding protein subunit alpha-15, with the protein MARSLSWHCCPWCLTEDEKMALRIDQEINKILMEQKKRDRGELKLLLLGTGESGKSTFIKQMRIIHGAGYSEEDRKGFTSLVYQNIFTSMQAMIEAMDTLHIPYSCPESRHHADLIMNTDAYKVTTFEKPHAHAIKCLWKDAGIRMCYDRRREFHLLDSAVYYLSNLERITEESYIPTAQDVLRSRMPTTGINEYCFSVQKTNLRIVDVGGQKSERKKWIHCFENVIALIYLASLSEYDQCLEENNQENRMKESLALFGTILELPWFKNTSVILFLNKTDILEEKIPTSHLVTYFPSFPGPKQDAEAAKQFILDMYTGIYTGSGDAKGSTRKNSRSRRLFSHYTCATDTHNIRKVFKDVRDSVLARYLDEINLL; encoded by the exons ATGGCCCGTTCCCTCAGCTGGCACTGCTGCCCCTGGTGCCTGACAGAGGACGAGAAGATGGCCTTAAGGATTGACCAAGAAATCAATAAGATCCTCATGGAACAGAAGAAGAGGGACCGAGGAGAGCTTAAGCTGCTATTGTTGG GTACCGGGGAGAGTGGAAAAAGCACCTTCATCAAACAGATGCGGATTATCCATGGGGCAGGCTACTCTGAAGAGGACCGCAAGGGCTTCACATCCCTGGTCTATCAGAATATCTTCACCTCCATGCAGGCCATGATTGAGGCCATGGACACCCTTCACATCCCCTATAGCTGCCCCGAGAGCAGG CATCACGCTGACCTGATTATGAACACAGATGCCTACAAAGTGACGACCTTCGAGAAACCCCATGCCCACGCCATTAAGTGTCTATGGAAAGATGCTGGCATCAGGATGTGCTATGATCGCCGTCGGGAGTTCCATCTGCTGGACTCTGCTGTGTA TTACCTGTCCAACTTGGAGCGTATCACAGAAGAAAGCTACATCCCCACAGCCCAGGACGTTCTGAGGAGCCGGATGCCCACGACAGGCATTAACGAATACTGCTTCTCTGTTCAGAAGACCAACCTGAG GATCGTGGATGTGGGAGGCCAGAAGTCTGAACGGAAGAAGTGGATTCACTGTTTTGAAAATGTTATCGCTCTCATCTATCTGGCCTCACTGAGCGAATACGACCAGTGTCTGGAGGAGAACAACCAAGAG aacCGGATGAAAGAGAGCCTGGCTCTGTTCGGCACCATTCTGGAGCTGCCCTGGTTTAAGAACACCTCTGTCATCCTCTTCCTTAACAAGACAGACATCCTGGAGGAGAAGATCCCCACCTCCCACCTGGTCACCTATTTCCCCAGCTTCCCTG GCCCCAAGCAGGATGCCGAAGCAGCTAAGCAGTTCATCTTAGATATGTACACCGGAATATACACTGGCTCCGGGGATGCCAAAGGCTCGACGAGGAAGAACTCCCGCTCAAGGCGTCTTTTTAGCCACTACACCTGTGCCACGGACACCCACAACATCCGGAAGGTCTTCAAGGATGTCCGGGACTCAGTGCTTGCCCGCTACCTGGACGAGATCAACCTGCTCTGA